GTCGAGACCCGCGCCAATATTCTCGTCGCTGGTGGGACCGGCGCGGGCAAGACAACGCTGGTCAACGCGCTGCTCGCCGAGGTGGCAAAGACCGCCGATCGCATCGTCCTGATCGAAGACACGCGCGAACTGCAATGCGCCGCGCCCAACCTCGTCGCCATGCGCACCAAGGATGGCGTGGTGTCTCTCGCCGAGCTGGTCCGCTCATCACTGCGCCTGCGTCCCGACCGCATCCCGATCGGCGAGGTGCGCGGTGCCGAGGCGCTCGACCTCATCAAGGCGTGGGGCACCGGCCATCCCGGCGGGGTCGGCACGATCCACGCCGGCACCGGGCTAGGCGCGCTGCGCCGCATGGAGCAGCTCATCCAGGAGGCCGTCGTCACGGTCCCGCGCGCGCTGATCGCCGAGACGATCGACCTGATCGCCGTGCTGGTGCGCGACGCGCACGGGCGTCGGCTGACCGAGCTGGCCCGCGTTGAAGGGCTCGATCCCACGACCGGCGATTACCGCCTCGCATCCCTTTCCACC
This genomic window from Caenibius tardaugens NBRC 16725 contains:
- the trbB gene encoding P-type conjugative transfer ATPase TrbB, translating into MTVQPIRSEAKSRGARMLRTALGPSITAWLDDPAVIEVMLNPDGRLWLDRLGEGISDTGEMLSAADGERIVRLVAHHVGVEGHARSPRVSAELPEGGERFEGLLPPVVAAPAFAIRKPAVAVFTLDDYARAGIMSAVEAEALRHGVETRANILVAGGTGAGKTTLVNALLAEVAKTADRIVLIEDTRELQCAAPNLVAMRTKDGVVSLAELVRSSLRLRPDRIPIGEVRGAEALDLIKAWGTGHPGGVGTIHAGTGLGALRRMEQLIQEAVVTVPRALIAETIDLIAVLVRDAHGRRLTELARVEGLDPTTGDYRLASLSTTQSGDLP